A window of the Dickeya dianthicola NCPPB 453 genome harbors these coding sequences:
- the cpoB gene encoding cell division protein CpoB: MSSNFRHHVLSLSLLVGVAAPWAATAQAPISNVGSGSVEDRVTQLERISNAHSQLLTQLQQQLADTQRDIDGLRGQIQENQYQLNQVVERQKQIYQQIDSLGSQSSGQSSSVASSAAGAGNAAASAPAATSDTGAANSASADSAAAPAMTGDVNTDYNTAASLVLEKKQYDQAIAAFQNFVKKYPDSTYQPNANYWLGQLFYNKGKKDDAAYYFANVVKNYPKSPKASEAMFKVGVIMQEKGQTDKAKAVYQQVVKNYPNTDGAKQAQKRLAGL; the protein is encoded by the coding sequence ATGAGCAGTAACTTCAGGCATCACGTGTTGAGTCTGTCGTTACTGGTTGGCGTAGCGGCCCCCTGGGCCGCTACCGCCCAGGCGCCAATCAGTAATGTCGGCTCTGGCTCGGTGGAAGATCGAGTCACTCAGCTTGAGCGTATCTCTAACGCTCACAGTCAGTTATTAACCCAACTTCAGCAACAACTCGCCGACACTCAGCGCGATATCGATGGCTTGCGCGGCCAGATCCAGGAAAACCAATATCAGTTGAATCAGGTCGTTGAGCGTCAGAAACAGATCTATCAGCAGATTGACAGCCTGGGTTCTCAGAGCAGCGGTCAGTCTTCTTCTGTCGCGTCATCGGCTGCAGGCGCGGGCAACGCGGCGGCATCTGCGCCAGCGGCAACCAGCGATACGGGCGCGGCAAACAGCGCCAGTGCTGATTCGGCAGCGGCACCGGCCATGACTGGCGATGTCAATACCGATTACAACACGGCGGCGTCGCTGGTGTTGGAAAAAAAGCAGTATGATCAGGCAATCGCGGCGTTTCAAAATTTCGTCAAGAAATACCCTGATTCAACCTACCAGCCGAATGCTAACTACTGGTTAGGGCAGTTGTTCTACAACAAGGGTAAGAAAGACGATGCGGCGTATTATTTCGCCAACGTCGTCAAAAATTACCCAAAATCTCCCAAAGCGTCGGAAGCCATGTTCAAGGTTGGCGTCATCATGCAGGAAAAAGGCCAGACTGATAAGGCCAAGGCAGTCTACCAACAGGTAGTAAAAAACTACCCCAATACCGATGGCGCCAAGCAGGCTCAGAAGCGTTTAGCTGGTTTGTAA
- the tolA gene encoding cell envelope integrity protein TolA, translating into MLKANERNDKLKRAVIISVVLHVILITLLILSSLNQKMDDASGGGGGSSIDAVMVDPSAVVDQYNRQQQQQNDARRAEQLRKKQAEQQADELQAKQAAEQQRLKELEKERLQAQEEAKQQAQEQAEQRKQAEDAAQKAKEQQKQAEAAAAKAKAEADQQAKAAAEAKKQAEEEVKKQAAAEAKKKAEEEVKAKAAAAAEVKKKAEEEAKAKAAADAKHKAEEEAKAKAAEAAKEKAAADAAKKAEAAAAAKKAADDKKKAAKQAGEVDDLLGGLASSTNAPKGGGSAAGGGAPAGVGNNKKSGASGAALDSYGSQVRTAIQSKFYDWESYKGRTCTLRIRLAPDGLLVDVKSEGGDPALCQAAIAAAKQARIPKPPSSDVYEAFKNAPIDFKPQ; encoded by the coding sequence GTGTTAAAGGCAAACGAACGAAACGATAAGCTAAAGCGTGCCGTCATTATCTCGGTCGTTTTGCACGTTATTCTGATTACGTTGCTGATTCTGAGTTCGTTGAACCAGAAAATGGATGACGCTAGCGGCGGTGGCGGCGGGTCGTCCATTGATGCGGTGATGGTTGACCCCAGCGCGGTGGTCGATCAATACAATCGGCAACAGCAACAGCAGAATGACGCCCGCCGAGCTGAACAGTTACGCAAGAAACAGGCGGAGCAGCAGGCTGATGAGTTGCAGGCGAAGCAGGCGGCTGAGCAGCAACGACTGAAAGAACTGGAAAAAGAGCGTTTGCAGGCGCAGGAAGAGGCGAAACAGCAGGCGCAGGAGCAGGCAGAACAACGCAAACAGGCGGAAGACGCCGCCCAGAAAGCGAAAGAACAGCAGAAACAGGCGGAAGCCGCTGCCGCTAAAGCCAAAGCGGAGGCTGATCAGCAAGCTAAAGCCGCAGCTGAGGCGAAGAAGCAGGCTGAAGAAGAAGTGAAGAAACAGGCTGCCGCCGAGGCGAAGAAAAAGGCGGAAGAAGAGGTTAAAGCCAAAGCTGCCGCCGCGGCCGAAGTAAAGAAAAAAGCGGAAGAGGAAGCCAAAGCCAAGGCTGCGGCTGATGCTAAGCATAAAGCCGAAGAAGAGGCTAAGGCCAAAGCGGCAGAAGCTGCGAAGGAAAAGGCGGCTGCCGATGCCGCCAAGAAAGCTGAGGCTGCAGCAGCAGCCAAGAAAGCGGCTGACGACAAGAAAAAAGCGGCCAAACAGGCCGGTGAAGTTGATGACCTGCTAGGTGGGCTGGCTTCATCGACGAACGCGCCGAAAGGCGGCGGCAGTGCCGCTGGCGGTGGTGCGCCGGCAGGGGTAGGAAATAATAAGAAGAGCGGGGCATCCGGCGCTGCGCTGGACAGCTACGGCAGCCAGGTTCGCACCGCGATTCAGAGCAAGTTTTATGACTGGGAGTCCTACAAGGGGCGTACCTGTACGTTGCGTATCAGACTAGCGCCGGATGGCCTGCTGGTTGATGTGAAGAGCGAGGGGGGCGATCCGGCGTTGTGTCAGGCGGCGATTGCTGCAGCCAAACAGGCGCGGATACCGAAGCCGCCCAGCTCTGATGTATATGAAGCTTTCAAGAACGCACCGATAGACTTTAAACCGCAGTGA
- the tolB gene encoding Tol-Pal system beta propeller repeat protein TolB: MKQALKIALGFLMLWTAVLHAEVRIEITQGVDSARPIGVVPFKSTGGAVPEDIGSIVAADLRNSGKFNPIDPSRMPQQPGSAAEVTPAAWTALGIDAVIVGQVQPTADGYLVSYQLVDTSGSAGSVLAQNQFKVTKQWLRYAAHTASDEVFEKRSGTKGAFRTRIAYVVQTNGGQYPYELRVADYDGYNQFVVHRSPEPLMSPSWSADGSKLAYVTFESGRSALVVQTLANGDIKQIASFPRHNGAPAFSPDGSKLAFALSKSGSLNLYVMNLGSGQISPVTDGRSNNTEPTWLPDSQTLAYTSDQAGRPQIYKIGINGGAPQRLTWEGSQNQDAEISSDGKFLVMVSSNGGAQHIAKQDLVTGGVQVLTDTFLDETPSIAPNGTMIIYSSKQGLGSVLQLVSTDGRFKARLPATDGQVRFPAWSPYM, from the coding sequence ATGAAGCAGGCATTAAAAATTGCATTAGGTTTTCTGATGCTGTGGACGGCTGTGTTGCATGCGGAAGTCCGTATTGAAATTACCCAGGGGGTCGACTCCGCGCGCCCAATCGGTGTGGTTCCGTTCAAGTCGACGGGCGGCGCTGTTCCTGAAGACATCGGCAGCATTGTTGCCGCGGATTTGCGCAACAGCGGCAAGTTTAACCCGATCGATCCAAGCCGTATGCCGCAGCAGCCGGGTAGTGCCGCTGAAGTAACGCCGGCCGCCTGGACTGCTCTGGGGATCGATGCCGTCATTGTTGGTCAGGTGCAACCGACAGCGGATGGTTACCTGGTGTCCTATCAACTGGTGGATACCTCCGGCAGTGCGGGCAGCGTGCTGGCTCAGAACCAGTTCAAAGTGACCAAGCAGTGGCTACGTTATGCTGCGCACACCGCCAGTGATGAAGTGTTTGAAAAACGGAGCGGCACCAAGGGCGCTTTCCGTACCCGCATCGCCTATGTGGTGCAAACCAATGGCGGGCAGTATCCATACGAATTGCGTGTAGCGGACTACGACGGTTACAACCAGTTTGTGGTACACCGTTCTCCGGAACCGCTGATGTCTCCGTCCTGGTCGGCGGATGGCAGCAAACTGGCGTACGTGACGTTTGAAAGCGGCCGTTCCGCGCTGGTTGTCCAGACGCTGGCCAACGGCGATATCAAACAGATTGCTTCTTTCCCGCGTCACAACGGTGCGCCGGCATTCTCTCCCGACGGTTCCAAACTGGCGTTTGCGCTCTCCAAGAGCGGTAGCCTGAATCTGTATGTGATGAATCTTGGCTCTGGTCAGATTTCTCCGGTGACTGACGGTCGTAGCAATAACACTGAGCCGACCTGGCTCCCTGACAGCCAGACGCTGGCCTATACTTCTGACCAGGCTGGTCGTCCTCAGATTTATAAAATCGGTATCAACGGTGGTGCTCCCCAGCGCCTGACCTGGGAAGGTTCTCAGAATCAGGATGCTGAAATCAGCAGCGATGGTAAATTCCTGGTGATGGTCAGCTCCAACGGTGGCGCTCAACATATCGCCAAACAGGATCTGGTAACGGGTGGCGTTCAAGTGTTAACGGACACGTTCCTGGATGAAACGCCGAGTATCGCGCCCAATGGCACCATGATAATCTACAGTTCCAAACAAGGACTGGGTTCCGTGTTGCAACTGGTTTCGACCGACGGGCGTTTTAAAGCGCGTCTTCCGGCAACTGATGGTCAGGTGAGGTTCCCTGCCTGGTCGCCGTATATGTAA
- the aroG gene encoding 3-deoxy-7-phosphoheptulonate synthase AroG: MNYQNDDLRIKEIKELLPPVALLEKFPATERAAQTVFNARSAIHKILKGNDDRLLVVIGPCSIHDPKAAKEYAARLLKLRDELHDDLEVVMRVYFEKPRTTVGWKGLINDPHMDNSFQINDGLRIARQLLLNINDTGLPAAGEFLDMISPQYVADLMSWGAIGARTTESQVHRELASGLSCPVGFKNGTDGTIKVAIDAVNAACAPHCFLSVTKWGHSAIVNTSGNHDCHIILRGGKEPNYSAEHVQAVKVDLEKAGLPTQVMIDFSHANSCKQFKKQMDVCEDVCRQISGGEQAIMGVMVESNLVEGNQNLEGGEPLVYGKSVTDACIGWDDTDSLLRQLAAAVRQRRG; encoded by the coding sequence ATGAATTACCAGAATGACGATTTGAGAATTAAAGAAATTAAAGAGTTACTCCCCCCCGTTGCGCTGCTGGAAAAATTTCCAGCCACCGAACGCGCAGCACAGACAGTATTTAATGCCCGCAGCGCCATTCACAAAATCCTGAAAGGCAATGATGACCGCCTGTTGGTGGTGATTGGGCCGTGTTCCATCCATGATCCTAAAGCGGCTAAAGAGTATGCGGCGCGTTTGCTGAAATTACGCGATGAACTGCATGACGATTTGGAAGTGGTGATGCGCGTCTATTTTGAAAAGCCGCGTACCACTGTGGGCTGGAAAGGGTTGATCAACGATCCGCACATGGATAACAGCTTTCAGATCAACGATGGCCTGCGCATCGCCCGTCAGTTGCTGCTGAACATCAACGATACCGGTTTGCCGGCGGCGGGTGAGTTTCTGGATATGATCTCGCCGCAGTACGTGGCGGATTTGATGAGCTGGGGGGCGATTGGCGCTCGTACTACTGAGTCCCAGGTGCATCGTGAACTGGCGTCCGGCTTGTCCTGCCCGGTTGGTTTTAAGAACGGCACCGACGGCACCATCAAAGTGGCGATTGACGCCGTCAATGCCGCCTGCGCGCCGCACTGCTTCCTGTCGGTGACCAAGTGGGGCCATTCGGCGATCGTCAACACCAGCGGCAACCACGACTGCCACATTATTCTGCGCGGCGGCAAAGAGCCGAACTACAGCGCGGAACATGTGCAGGCGGTGAAAGTCGACCTGGAAAAAGCCGGTCTGCCGACGCAGGTGATGATCGACTTCAGCCACGCCAACAGCTGCAAGCAGTTCAAAAAGCAGATGGACGTATGCGAAGACGTGTGCCGTCAGATTAGCGGCGGCGAGCAGGCGATCATGGGCGTCATGGTGGAAAGCAATCTGGTGGAAGGCAATCAGAACCTGGAGGGCGGCGAACCGCTGGTATACGGCAAGAGCGTCACCGATGCCTGCATCGGCTGGGATGATACCGACAGCCTGCTGCGTCAACTGGCGGCGGCGGTGCGTCAGCGTCGCGGCTGA
- the nadA gene encoding quinolinate synthase NadA — MSLFLEPLGINYPFPAKPRRLSEEEKQQHRHRIKGLLKERNAVLVAHYYTDPEIQSLAEETGGCVADSLEMARFGRTHPASTLVVAGVRFMGETAKILSPEKTVLMPTLEAECSLDLGCPVDAFSAFCDSHPERTVVVYANTSAAVKARADWVVTSSIAVELIEHLDSLGETIIWAPDRHLGNYVQKQTGADVLCWQGACIVHDEFKTQALKRMKALYPQAAVLVHPESPQSIVAMADAVGSTSQLIQAAKQLPHRELIVATDRGIFYKMQQACPDKVLLEAPTAGEGATCRSCAHCPWMAMNGLQAIASALEQQDTRHHAIKVDADVRERALVPLNRMLDFAAKLRS; from the coding sequence ATGAGCTTGTTTCTTGAACCACTTGGTATCAATTACCCTTTTCCTGCAAAGCCCAGGCGTCTATCCGAAGAGGAAAAGCAACAGCACCGTCACCGTATTAAAGGCCTGCTGAAAGAGCGCAATGCGGTGTTGGTGGCGCACTATTACACCGACCCCGAGATTCAGTCGCTTGCCGAAGAAACCGGCGGCTGTGTGGCGGACTCGCTGGAAATGGCGCGTTTTGGTCGCACCCACCCGGCCAGTACGCTGGTGGTCGCCGGCGTCAGGTTTATGGGGGAAACGGCCAAGATACTCAGCCCGGAGAAGACCGTGCTGATGCCGACGTTGGAAGCGGAATGCTCGCTGGATTTGGGCTGCCCGGTTGACGCGTTCAGCGCTTTTTGCGATAGCCATCCAGAACGTACCGTGGTGGTGTACGCCAACACCTCGGCAGCGGTTAAAGCCAGGGCGGACTGGGTGGTGACTTCCAGCATAGCCGTGGAGCTGATCGAGCATCTGGATAGTTTGGGAGAAACGATTATCTGGGCGCCGGATCGTCATCTCGGGAATTATGTGCAAAAACAGACCGGCGCCGACGTACTGTGCTGGCAGGGTGCTTGCATTGTGCATGACGAATTCAAGACCCAGGCGCTGAAACGAATGAAAGCGCTGTATCCGCAGGCCGCGGTGCTGGTTCACCCTGAATCGCCTCAAAGCATCGTGGCGATGGCGGATGCCGTGGGCTCGACCAGCCAGTTGATTCAGGCCGCGAAGCAGTTGCCGCACCGGGAGCTCATTGTGGCGACCGATCGCGGTATCTTCTACAAGATGCAGCAAGCCTGCCCGGATAAGGTGCTGCTGGAGGCGCCTACCGCGGGTGAAGGGGCGACCTGCCGTAGCTGCGCGCACTGCCCGTGGATGGCGATGAACGGGCTACAGGCGATTGCCTCAGCGCTGGAGCAACAAGATACACGCCATCATGCCATCAAGGTGGATGCCGATGTGCGTGAACGTGCGCTGGTGCCGCTCAACCGGATGCTGGACTTCGCTGCTAAACTCAGATCATAG
- the tolR gene encoding colicin uptake protein TolR, whose protein sequence is MARARGGRRSLKSEINIVPLLDVLLVLLLIFMATAPIITQSVEVDLPDATESKAVSSNDNPPVIVEVSGVGQYSLVVDHNRMNQLPAEQVVAEAQSRLAANPKTVFLIGGAKDVPYDEIIKALNLLHQAGVKSVGLMTQPI, encoded by the coding sequence ATGGCTCGTGCGCGTGGCGGCCGTCGGTCGCTGAAATCCGAGATTAATATTGTTCCCCTGCTGGATGTGCTGCTGGTGCTGTTGCTGATCTTCATGGCGACCGCACCGATCATTACCCAGAGCGTGGAAGTGGATCTGCCGGATGCAACCGAATCCAAAGCCGTATCCAGCAATGATAATCCGCCAGTGATTGTCGAGGTATCCGGTGTCGGACAATACAGTCTGGTGGTTGATCATAATCGTATGAATCAACTGCCTGCGGAGCAAGTGGTGGCTGAAGCTCAGTCCCGCCTCGCCGCGAACCCGAAAACGGTCTTTCTGATCGGAGGTGCCAAGGATGTTCCTTATGATGAGATCATCAAGGCGTTGAATTTGTTGCATCAGGCTGGTGTCAAATCTGTCGGGTTGATGACACAGCCGATTTGA
- the galM gene encoding galactose-1-epimerase produces MSNDPVEPRAPQTALAPDGQPFQLTVLQNRHGTRVTLMDWGATWLSCLLPLPGGATREVLLGCAPEQYPHQAAYLGASVGRYANRIANAALRQGDAVIPLKANQGPHQLHGGPDGFHARRWQILKQSDDQITYQLHSPHGDQGFPGTLTAQVSYQLTDQNALDIEYQAEVDQPCPVCLTNHAYFNLDGEPTDARHHRLQLMADYYLPVNQDGIPGDALWDVADSSFDFRQPKTLMQDFLADADQQAVRGYDHAFLLHRTGGSCESPAANLWSADGKVQMRVYTSAPALQLYSGNFLADTPSRDGTPYANHAGLALESEFLPDSPNHPDWPQPDCWLKPGKRYRSLTRYAFIVSPAENPSD; encoded by the coding sequence ATGTCGAATGACCCTGTTGAACCGCGCGCGCCGCAAACGGCGCTCGCTCCGGATGGTCAGCCGTTTCAGCTGACCGTACTGCAAAATCGTCACGGTACGCGGGTAACGTTGATGGATTGGGGAGCCACCTGGCTCTCCTGCCTGTTGCCGCTGCCCGGCGGCGCCACGCGAGAAGTGCTGCTGGGCTGCGCGCCGGAACAGTACCCGCATCAGGCCGCCTATCTGGGCGCGTCGGTGGGGCGCTACGCCAATCGCATCGCCAACGCCGCCCTGCGTCAGGGCGATGCGGTCATCCCCTTGAAGGCTAACCAAGGACCGCACCAGTTACATGGCGGACCGGACGGTTTTCATGCTCGCCGTTGGCAGATTCTGAAACAGAGCGATGATCAGATAACCTACCAGTTGCATTCGCCGCACGGCGATCAGGGCTTTCCCGGCACGCTGACCGCACAGGTCAGTTACCAACTGACCGACCAGAACGCGCTGGACATCGAATATCAGGCGGAAGTGGACCAACCCTGTCCGGTGTGCCTGACCAACCATGCCTATTTCAACCTCGACGGCGAGCCGACCGACGCGCGGCATCATCGACTGCAACTGATGGCGGATTACTATCTGCCGGTAAATCAGGACGGTATCCCCGGCGACGCGTTGTGGGACGTGGCGGACAGCAGCTTCGACTTTCGTCAGCCCAAGACCTTGATGCAGGATTTTCTGGCCGACGCCGACCAGCAGGCCGTGCGCGGTTATGACCACGCCTTTTTGCTGCACCGCACCGGCGGCTCCTGCGAAAGCCCGGCCGCCAACCTGTGGTCGGCAGACGGCAAGGTGCAGATGCGGGTGTACACCAGCGCGCCGGCGTTGCAACTCTACAGCGGCAACTTTCTGGCCGACACGCCGTCACGCGACGGCACGCCTTATGCCAACCACGCCGGACTGGCGCTGGAAAGCGAATTCCTGCCGGACAGCCCCAATCACCCGGACTGGCCGCAACCCGACTGCTGGTTAAAACCCGGCAAGCGCTACCGTTCACTCACCCGCTATGCGTTTATTGTCAGTCCGGCTGAAAACCCGAGCGATTGA
- the pnuC gene encoding nicotinamide riboside transporter PnuC, whose translation MDFFSTNNILVHIPLGANGYALSWVEALGTLSGLVCIWLASLEKTENYLFGLVNVSLFALIFFQIQLYASLLLQIFFLAANVYGWYVWSRITDEQEAELRVRWLARRQALWWIAGCVIVIVLMSCYIDPFFALLTQVAVALMQAAGLDVAMPTLQPDAFPFWDSAMTVLSVAAMLLMTRKYVENWLLWVAVDIISVVIFAHQGVYAMSLQYMVLTLISLNGSWLWIKGARDNHSRPLARAL comes from the coding sequence ATGGATTTTTTTAGTACCAATAATATTCTGGTTCACATCCCGTTAGGGGCCAACGGCTATGCTCTGTCCTGGGTCGAGGCGTTGGGGACGCTATCGGGGCTGGTGTGCATTTGGCTGGCCAGCCTGGAAAAAACCGAGAATTATCTGTTTGGCCTGGTCAATGTGTCGTTGTTTGCGTTGATCTTCTTTCAGATTCAGTTATACGCCAGTCTGTTGTTGCAGATTTTCTTTCTCGCCGCCAATGTCTATGGCTGGTATGTCTGGAGCCGCATCACCGACGAGCAGGAGGCGGAATTGCGGGTCCGCTGGCTCGCGCGCCGGCAGGCGTTGTGGTGGATCGCCGGGTGTGTGATTGTCATTGTGTTGATGTCATGCTACATCGACCCGTTTTTTGCCTTGCTGACCCAGGTTGCGGTGGCGTTGATGCAAGCCGCTGGTTTGGATGTGGCGATGCCGACATTGCAGCCGGATGCTTTCCCATTCTGGGATTCGGCCATGACGGTATTGTCGGTAGCGGCCATGCTGCTGATGACCCGTAAGTATGTGGAGAACTGGTTGCTGTGGGTGGCTGTCGACATTATCAGCGTGGTGATTTTCGCTCATCAGGGCGTCTATGCCATGTCGTTGCAGTACATGGTGCTGACGTTGATTTCCCTTAACGGTTCCTGGCTGTGGATCAAAGGCGCTCGGGATAATCACTCGCGGCCGCTGGCGCGAGCGCTATAA
- the pal gene encoding peptidoglycan-associated lipoprotein Pal: protein MQFNKVLKGLMLALPVLAVAACSSNKHANNDQSSLNGGAGMENSGNMSSAEQARLQMQELQRNNIVYFDLDKYDIRPDFAQMLDAHAAFLRSNPSYKVTVEGHADERGTPEYNIALGERRANAVQMYLQGKGVSADQISVVSYGKEKPAVLGHDEAAWSKNRRAVLVY from the coding sequence ATGCAATTCAATAAAGTGCTGAAAGGCCTGATGTTGGCTCTGCCGGTGCTGGCTGTTGCCGCATGTAGCTCCAACAAACACGCTAATAACGACCAGTCCTCCCTGAACGGCGGCGCTGGTATGGAAAATAGCGGCAACATGTCTTCTGCTGAGCAGGCTCGTCTGCAGATGCAGGAACTGCAGCGCAACAATATCGTTTACTTTGATCTGGACAAATACGACATTCGCCCTGACTTCGCTCAGATGCTGGATGCGCACGCTGCTTTCCTGCGCAGCAACCCGTCCTACAAAGTGACTGTTGAAGGTCATGCGGACGAACGCGGTACGCCGGAATACAACATCGCACTGGGCGAGCGTCGTGCTAATGCTGTGCAGATGTACCTGCAGGGCAAAGGCGTGTCTGCCGATCAGATCTCCGTGGTTTCTTACGGTAAAGAGAAACCTGCCGTTCTGGGTCATGACGAAGCAGCATGGTCCAAGAACCGTCGTGCCGTTCTGGTATACTAA
- a CDS encoding DUF554 domain-containing protein, which produces MIGPIINGAAILIGGALGVALHRFIPQRMRDGLPPAFAMVSIAMGVTLVVKVHQLSAVALAIILGVGIGELLRLEAGVQKGAILIERLLSRVVPPPEHQLPQDVYTQNFTALIVLFCASGTGVVGSMTEGLTGDYQLLIIKSALDIFTALIFAITLGVAVMSIAVPQFLVQTLLFFSARLIMPFMNDITMGDFAACGGIVMMAVGLRIAQIKTFAVVNFLPALVLIIPFSLYWHRLFP; this is translated from the coding sequence ATGATTGGTCCGATTATCAATGGCGCTGCCATTCTGATTGGCGGCGCATTGGGCGTGGCGTTGCACCGCTTTATTCCTCAGCGTATGCGCGATGGTTTACCACCCGCGTTCGCTATGGTGTCGATCGCTATGGGGGTAACGCTGGTGGTAAAAGTTCACCAGCTTTCAGCGGTTGCGCTGGCGATTATTCTGGGAGTCGGGATCGGCGAGTTGCTGCGTCTTGAAGCCGGCGTCCAGAAAGGGGCGATATTGATTGAGCGCTTGCTGAGTCGCGTGGTGCCGCCGCCGGAACATCAGTTACCGCAGGATGTGTACACCCAGAACTTTACCGCTCTGATTGTGTTGTTCTGCGCCAGCGGCACCGGTGTGGTCGGCTCGATGACCGAAGGGCTGACCGGCGACTATCAGCTGCTAATCATTAAGTCGGCACTCGACATTTTTACGGCGCTGATTTTTGCCATCACGCTGGGTGTCGCGGTGATGTCGATAGCCGTTCCGCAGTTTCTGGTACAAACGCTGCTGTTTTTCTCCGCCCGGCTCATCATGCCGTTTATGAATGACATCACTATGGGGGATTTTGCGGCGTGCGGCGGCATTGTGATGATGGCTGTCGGGTTACGTATTGCCCAGATTAAAACCTTTGCAGTGGTTAACTTCCTACCGGCGTTAGTGCTGATTATTCCTTTCTCCCTTTACTGGCACCGCCTGTTCCCCTGA
- the tolQ gene encoding Tol-Pal system protein TolQ, whose translation MTDMNILDLFLKASLLVKLIMLILIGFSIASWAIIIQRTRILNSATRDAEAFEDKFWSGIELSRLYQESQTRRENLGGTEQIFYAGFKEFARLHRANNHAPEAVVEGASRAMRISMNRELETLETHIPFLGTVGSISPYIGLFGTVWGIMHAFIALGAVKQATLQMVAPGIAEALIATAIGLFAAIPAVMAYNRLNQRVNKLEQNYDNFMEEFIAILHRQAFSSEGNR comes from the coding sequence GTGACTGACATGAATATTCTTGATTTGTTCCTGAAGGCTAGCCTTCTGGTTAAACTTATCATGTTAATTTTAATCGGTTTTTCCATCGCTTCCTGGGCGATCATCATTCAGCGTACCCGTATTCTGAATTCTGCGACGCGTGACGCCGAAGCGTTTGAAGACAAATTCTGGTCGGGGATTGAATTGTCCCGCTTGTATCAGGAAAGCCAGACTCGCCGCGAAAACCTGGGTGGCACTGAACAAATTTTCTATGCGGGCTTCAAAGAGTTCGCCCGGTTGCACCGCGCCAACAACCATGCACCTGAAGCGGTGGTGGAAGGTGCGTCTCGCGCCATGCGCATTTCCATGAACCGCGAGTTGGAAACGCTGGAAACCCACATTCCTTTCCTTGGCACCGTCGGTTCCATCAGTCCTTATATCGGTCTTTTTGGTACCGTATGGGGGATTATGCATGCGTTTATCGCGCTGGGTGCAGTGAAGCAGGCGACGTTGCAGATGGTTGCGCCCGGTATCGCGGAAGCGCTGATCGCCACCGCTATCGGTCTGTTCGCCGCCATTCCGGCGGTTATGGCCTATAACCGCCTGAACCAGCGCGTCAACAAGCTTGAACAGAATTACGATAACTTCATGGAAGAGTTCATTGCTATCCTGCATCGTCAGGCTTTCTCCAGCGAAGGCAACCGTTAA
- the gpmA gene encoding 2,3-diphosphoglycerate-dependent phosphoglycerate mutase — translation MAVTKLVLVRHGESQWNNENRFTGWMDVDLSEKGVNEAKQAGKLLKEEGFSFDFAYTSVLKRAIHTLWNVLDELDQAWLPVEKCWKLNERHYGALQGLNKAETAEKYGDDQVKLWRRGFAVTPPELTRDDERFPGHDPRYASLSDKELPLTESLALTIERVVPYWNDSILPRLKKGERVIIAAHGNSLRALVKYLDNMGEEEILELNIPTAVPLVYEFDENFKPLKRYYLGNADEIAAKAAAVANQGKAK, via the coding sequence ATGGCTGTAACTAAGCTGGTACTGGTGCGACATGGTGAGAGCCAGTGGAACAACGAAAACCGCTTCACCGGCTGGATGGACGTTGATCTGTCCGAAAAAGGCGTCAACGAAGCCAAACAGGCAGGAAAACTGCTGAAAGAAGAAGGTTTCAGCTTTGATTTTGCCTACACCTCAGTGCTGAAACGTGCCATTCACACCCTGTGGAACGTGCTGGACGAGCTGGATCAGGCCTGGCTGCCGGTGGAAAAATGCTGGAAACTGAACGAGCGTCACTACGGTGCGCTGCAGGGTCTGAACAAAGCGGAAACCGCCGAAAAATACGGTGACGATCAGGTGAAGCTGTGGCGTCGCGGCTTCGCGGTCACCCCGCCGGAACTGACCCGTGACGACGAGCGTTTCCCGGGCCACGACCCGCGTTATGCATCGCTGAGCGACAAAGAGCTGCCGCTGACCGAAAGTCTGGCGCTGACCATCGAACGCGTGGTGCCGTACTGGAACGACAGCATTCTGCCGCGCCTGAAAAAAGGCGAGCGCGTCATCATCGCCGCTCACGGCAACTCGCTGCGTGCGCTGGTGAAATACCTGGATAACATGGGCGAAGAAGAAATTCTGGAGTTGAATATCCCGACGGCGGTACCGCTGGTCTACGAATTCGACGAAAACTTCAAACCTCTCAAACGCTACTATCTGGGCAACGCCGACGAGATCGCTGCCAAGGCAGCGGCGGTGGCCAACCAGGGCAAAGCGAAGTAA